The following are encoded together in the Drosophila biarmipes strain raj3 chromosome 3L, RU_DBia_V1.1, whole genome shotgun sequence genome:
- the LOC108028500 gene encoding uncharacterized protein LOC108028500: MGFQTKNKFNSAMNANKRRSSLRRVPPAEDDATATASAVKQQIKRRISFSGKKFVREFVNTKETNNWDDSYEVSEHNAEDSTGSRSVAGSGSLSRVTQDADKENVPLPGHHERSVTDSTLNLQTSVDVTMLPGEPRNTASRNPSNATSICLSSEERKVLQTSLYDHRAMDKTYDLMSQSLITRIQSQTSNFEDSSLQLQPVERGKSVNTPVAKGISDSFMDITPLGFVAPAPSPPPAVPAAVPTVPAPIPAPAAAPVNPPAQQSFMDLEDDSMMREMREFTKEKKTPVQKSLFMDIEEAAKENKNKTQHGPVDISFDCPLNVSEDRDRSPSNSVESNNSTINFIKDESMLIPFDMITGKNISRKLNFRQLNDELEAGKIQLFPNGPKTPTTDRKTTKNRFWQGLEGDHSSPQKDIRSIKPRATLNFSENMTMSPAPKSPVQKEEDKKKVVDDKRKYRLSQADELMLDNTNFLAHAKLGDETQSRNTSKNSTRRETTYDNSELNLEYPINSQSFHPIPSSKPRQTTCKAEEMQQDQLDLPCIPRVKAVPPRRTLHLNESMDQGNTSSMHLRKEIAVTTQETVYEKSTINQANASRNSTVWSCTKTKRRETLLLQESMDITSPCKDLHLEPMSAPVVSTQSKTNRTLSLAEPLEEEQINRSEVFALTNVAPKEIKSKARQTMLLEEPLDETKNMIIPPVFNSRRKTLHLAEPVEEEEVLPDKLLPTKLLSNQETKSKARQTLLLEVPMEEEPALEDLFAAENPRILAQFNDKKEPAVCDSKRKTLNLSEPLEEDKSIPDKNILSNEVKQSKARQTLLLEEPMEEEPVLEDPFGAENLKALTKSRQTLTSAEPIEEDKCVPQLKNKTILTQKAVDKSTASQRQKSRHTILMSEPIEETLIMSEPMEEQVEQPRPEPFSIFMDSQCEDKLPNKNADSRTSKANRSILMSDPKDEDGVELKPVDKTKELLSEVGNKNETTNRCLRSKSTLRMSEPVEETHKCKAPKNNLSLYKSSCTKLMEESFEEMTIKTDSRPSKSRQTILTAEPIEEDEEMYKSVANNKDPSKLMPNCTMFMEESIMENVYEKPLPPSKSRQTLLGAEPIEEDVEMHSKTKDHLNTYSNEEPMQQVTAKARDQKKRQTIISAEPIEEDLELPSLVKSLMEQSLLKSRIHPSSKSRHTLHIAETIEEDTESLKPTNHQRDQHHQKPRNTLITQEPIREDFADGMEEISLGPQISKLRKTLYMAEPIEEDTSFCNKNKVNSSQYNLEGKNRSQTSAYTTTKSRQTLLIPEPIEEDDMSWGNHRKSRNATKSENIKENLAPPSHVNSKDFAEDESRKASSTLALAQSIEMEKDTIPTAQSSKRHTLHLSEPMEEDEEEPAKNYPATEEPLSVKPKKGVLNALKEREEETLPSTAKALQTMLITPVHNAKILSRISQFTTYTPGMSLTEFEDQEEMSKIPIPEKKPVTSQRKPSELQAGVSRIGTPIRHAQLKRLPLHLTPNLPESKKRHTQLSTDSNMDMTMEEEQEGAWGTTNPNLEGGLGNYRRTFTVDPMDASVQAVRDYHPAMAELNKKSSLDMLELPRKLEYNADPDDKPITISDVTNYFQQQREEQRRSSERESGSSNDRTFKSYAATNLKFINLTGNTTFAGVKDADGEQKEPSIEIDNVRLSLVSTLAEETDDEGVEEEECQEEHQPTTELCEDQLKPVVIAGSSRSCKKCNNCNQTLSETKLSNDSFVLPHKKLWDFSRQQQRLRIIRQKPTLEEVNLYWELEEQTRMSKYRETDDSMDQTRVEEEPTPWDKAGLLDLCKIRIGQPKAVEKPTESFFERLKSLLVEQQPNWIFDCQRKMSQQMIFYHRLLTTFRIVVNYKIDDLAEESAISVCSIEVDNEVTTRKEHWTSVEHFLNFQLSLRLPLNLTDAIEGSDEGAFLKFLNHIDQKIVEIKQTFHSLLTVLTEKRARLLREANRTVVRKIVRKCIEDEPLVRLEKTSFVIELSNIEDVSFMDILRPELHLFNENIQYLPKGVAFLETFLTDPEQYLKK, encoded by the exons ATGGGATttcaaactaaaaacaaatttaacagCGCCATGAATGCAAACAAACGCCGGAGTTCC TTGCGCCGGGTGCCGCCTGCCGAGGATGATGCGACCGCCACAGCATCAGCGGTCAAGCAACAAATCAAGCGACGCATCAGTTTCAGTGGCAAGAAGTTCGTGAG GGAGTTTGTCAACACCAAGGAGACCAACAACTGGGACGACTCGTACGAGGTGTCCGAACACAATGCCGAGGACAGCACGGGGTCCAGGTCCGTGGCAGGATCCGGATCTCTGTCGAGAGTTACCCAAGATGCGGACAAGGAGAACGTTCCCTTGCCTGGTCATCATGAGCGCAGCGTCACCGACTCGACCCTGAATCTGCAGACCAGTGTGGATGTCACAATGTTGCCGGGGGAGCCAAGGAACACTGCATCCCGGAACCCCAGCAACGCCACCTCCATCTGTCTGTCCTCCGAGGAGCGGAAGGTGCTGCAGACCAGCCTCTACGATCACCGGGCGATGGACAAGACCTATGACCTCATGTCGCAATCCCTGATTACCCGCATCCAAAGCCAGACCAGCAATTTCGAGGATTCCTCGCTACAACTGCAACCCGTCGAAAGGGGAAAAAGTGTGAATACTCCAGTTGCCAAGGGCATAAGTGACTCCTTCATGGACATCACGCCATTGGGATTCGTTGCGCCCGCTCCTAGTCCTCCACCAGCTGTTCCCGCTGCCGTACCCACTGTTCCTGCTCCTATTCCCGCTCCTGCTGCCGCTCCGGTTAATCCTCCAGCTCAGCAGAGTTTCATGGATCTGGAAGACGACAGCATGATGCGGGAAATGCGCGAGTTCACCAAGGAGAAGAAAACTCCCGTGCAGAAATCTCTCTTTATGGATATAGAGGAGGCGGCAAAGGAGAACAAGAACAAAACCCAACATGGACCCGTAGACATATCCTTCGACTGCCCTTTAAACG TTTCCGAGGACCGCGATCGCTCGCCGTCGAACTCCGTTGAGAGCAACAATAGCACAATCAACTTCATCAAGGATGAGTCCATGCTCATACCATTCGACATGATTACGGGGAAAAACATCAGCAGGAAACTCAATTTTCGCCAACTGAACGATGAGCTGGAGGCGGGAAAGATTCAGCTGTTTCCGAATGGTCCAAAAACGCCCACAACAGATCGTAAGACCACGAAGAATCGTTTTTGGCAAGGTCTGGAGGGAGATCATAGTAGCCCACAGAAAGATATAAGAAGCATAAAGCCAAGGGCAACGTTGAATTTCAGCGAGAATATGACCATGTCGCCGGCGCCAAAGAGTCCCGTTCAAAAGGAAGAGGATAAAAAAAAGGTGGTCGATGACAAGCGGAAATATCGACTCTCCCAGGCGGATGAGCTGATGCTGGACAACACAAATTTCTTGGCTCATGCGAAGTTGGGCGATGAGACTCAGTCGAGAAATACCTCCAAGAACTCTACGAGAAGGGAGACCACCTATGATAATTCCGAGTTGAATTTGGAATACCCCATTAACAGTCAGAGCTTTCATCCCATTCCGAGCTCCAAGCCGCGACAGACTACTTGCAAGGCTGAGGAAATGCAGCAGGATCAGTTGGATTTGCCTTGTATTCCCAGAGTGAAAGCTGTCCCCCCGCGTCGCACTTTGCATCTCAATGAATCCATGGATCAGGGAAACACCAGTTCTATGCACCTGAGGAAGGAGATTGCTGTAACCACGCAAGAGACTGTCTATGAAAAATCCACAATTAACCAGGCGAACGCAAGTCGGAATAGCACTGTTTGGTCCTGTACTAAAACCAAACGCAGGGAGACCCTTTTGTTGCAGGAAAGCATGGACATTACTAGTCCTTGCAAGGATCTACATTTGGAACCCATGTCTGCTCCTGTCGTCAGCACGCAATCCAAAACTAATCGCACTCTTTCTTTAGCAGAGCCTTTGGAGGAAGAGCAAATAAACAGAAGCGAAGTATTTGCTCTAACAAATGTTGCCCCGAAGGAAATTAAATCCAAAGCAAGGCAAACTATGCTGCTAGAGGAACCCTTGGATGAGACCAAAAATATGATAATTCCGCCTGTTTTTAACTCAAGAAGAAAAACGCTCCACTTAGCGGAACctgtggaggaggaggaagtaCTTCCTGACAAGCTTTTACCCACCAAACTCCTCTCGAATCAGGAAACGAAATCCAAAGCGAGGCAAACTCTACTGTTAGAGGTGCCTATGGAGGAAGAACCCGCTTTAGAAGATCTTTTTGCAGCGGAGAACCCAAGGATTCTTGCACAGTTCAACGATAAAAAAGAGCCTGCAGTTTGCgattcaaaaagaaaaactctTAACTTGTCTGAACCTCTGGAGGAAGATAAATCCATCCCAGATAAGAACATCTTGTCGAATGAAGTGAAACAATCAAAAGCTAGGCAAACTCTACTGTTAGAAGAACCAATGGAAGAGGAACCGGTTTTAGAAGATCCTTTCGGAGCGGAGAACTTAAAGGCTCTTACAAAATCCAGGCAAACTCTAACTTCAGCAGAACCCATAGAGGAGGATAAGTGCGTACCGCAGCTGAAGAATAAGACAATTCTTACGCAAAAAGCTGTTGATAAATCAACGGCATCGCAGCGCCAAAAGTCAAGGCACACTATATTAATGTCCGAGCCCATTGAAGAAACGCTCATCATGTCAGAACCCATGGAAGAGCAAGTAGAACAGCCCCGACCTGAACCCTTTAGCATATTCATGGATAGTCAGTGTGAAGATAAGTTGCCAAACAAAAATGCGGATTCCAGGACTTCCAAAGCAAATCGCTCTATACTCATGTCAGATCCAAAAGATGAAGATGGGGTTGAGCTCAAACCTGTGGATAAAACCAAGGAACTCCTAAGCGAAGTGGGAAATAAAAACGAGACTACTAATAGGTGCTTGAGATCGAAATCGACTCTTCGGATGTCGGAACCCGTAGAAGAAACTCATAAGTGTAAAGCTCCCAAAAATAATCTGTCTCTTTACAAGTCAAGTTGTACTAAGTTGATGGAAGAATCTTTTGAAGAAATGACAATTAAAACCGATAGTCGGCCATCTAAATCTCGCCAAACCATCCTTACGGCAGAACCCATAGAGGAAGATGAGGAAATGTATAAGTCTGTGGCTAATAATAAAGATCCGTCTAAGTTAATGCCAAATTGCACAATGTTTATGGAAGAATCGATTATGGAAAATGTATATGAAAAGCCTTTGCCGCCATCTAAATCGCGCCAAACTCTCCTTGGGGCAGAACCCATAGAGGAAGATGTGGAAATGCATTCGAAGACCAAAGATCACTTGAACACTTATTCTAACGAGGAACCTATGCAGCAGGTGACTGCTAAAGCGCGTGACCAAAAGAAGCGTCAGACTATTATTAGTGCTGAACCTATAGAAGAAGATTTGGAGCTCCCTAGCCTAGTGAAAAGTTTAATGGAACAGTCATTGCTAAAATCAAGAATTCATCCCTCTTCGAAATCAAGACACACCCTTCATATAGCGGAGACAATTGAGGAAGATACTGAGTCCCTGAAACCCACAAATCATCAAAGAGACCAGCATCACCAGAAGCCAAGAAATACTCTGATCACTCAGGAACCCATTCGGGAGGACTTTGCAGACGGAATGGAGGAAATTTCTCTTGGCCCGCAAATATCCAAGCTAAGAAAGACGCTTTATATGGCAGAACCCATCGAAGAAGACACTAGTTTTTGTAATAAGAACAAGGTCAATAGCAGTCAGTATAATTTGGAAGGTAAAAATAGAAGCCAAACCAGTGCATACACCACTACCAAATCGAGACAGACTTTGCTTATTCCGGAACCCATTGAGGAGGACGATATGTCATGGGGTAACCATCGGAAATCCAGAAATGCGACCAAGTCAGAAAATATAAAGGAAAATCTAGCCCCACCTTCTCATGTAAATTCAAAGGATTTCGCAGAGGATGAATCAAGGAAGGCGAGCAGTACTCTCGCTCTGGCCCAATCCattgaaatggaaaaggaTACAATTCCTACAGCCCAGTCCTCCAAAAGACATACTTTGCATTTATCAGAACCCATGGAAGAGGATGAGGAAGAACCTGCAAAAAATTACCCCGCAACTGAGGAGCCACTTTctgtaaaaccaaaaaaagggGTGCTGAATGCGCTCAAGGAAAGGGAAGAGGAAACCCTTCCTTCCACAGCTAAAGCCCTTCAAACCATGCTAATCACACCAGTGCATAATGCCAAGATATTGTCCAGAATCAGCCAATTCACCACCTACACGCCGGGAATGTCTCTGACTGAGTTCGAGGATCAGGAAGAGATGAGCAAGATACCAATACCCGAAAAAAAGCCGGTTACTTCGCAGAGGAAACCATCAGAGTTGCAGGCGGGTGTCTCCAGGATTGGAACTCCAATCCGCCACGCGCAGCTGAAGAGGCTGCCCTTACATCTCACACCTAATCTTCCAGAGTCAAAAAAACGACATACACAACTGTCGACGGATAGCAACATGGATATGACgatggaggaggagcaggaaggTGCTTGGGGGACGACAAACCCAAATTTGGAGGGAGGCTTAGGTAATTACCGCAGGACATTTACGGTAGATCCAATGGACGCATCGGTGCAGGCAGTAAGGGATTATCATCCCGCCATGGCCGAGTTGAACAAAAAGAGCTCTCTAGATATGCTGGAGCTGCCACGAAAGTTGGAGTACAACGCAGATCCGGATGACAAACCCATAACCATCTCGGATGTGACAAACTACTTCCAGCAGCAGCGAGAGGAGCAGCGCAGGTCCAGCGAAAGGGAGAGCGGCAGCTCCAACGACAGAACCTTTAAGAGTTATGCCGCCACGAACTTGAAGTTCATCAATCTCACCGGGAACACCACCTTTGCGGGCGTTAAGGATGCGGATGGGGAGCAGAAGGAGCCATCCATTGAGATAGACAACGTACGGCTCAGTCTGGTTTCCACGCTGGCCGAGGAAACGGACGATGAGGGCGTGGAGGAAGAGGAGTGCCAGGAGGAGCACCAACCAACAACTGAACTCTGTGAGGATCAGCTGAAGCCAGTGGTAATCGCCGGCAGCAGCCGCTCCTGCAAAAAGTGCAACAATTGCAACCAAACCTTAAGCGAAACAAAGCTCAGTAACGACTCCTTCGTCCTGCCTCACAAGAAACTTTGGGACTTTTCAAGGCAACAACAGCGGTTGCGCATCATAAGGCAGAAACCCACTTTGGAGGAGGTCAACCTGTACTgggagctggaggagcagaCCCGGATGTCGAAGTACCGCGAAACAGACGATTCCATGGATCAAACCAGAGTAGAGGAGGAGCCAACACCGTGGGACAAGGCGGGGCTTTTGGATTTGTGCAAGAT ACGAATTGGTCAACCGAAGGCTGTCGAAAAGCCCACGGAATCCTTCTTTGAGCGCCTCAAAAGCTTACTGGTCGAGCAGCAGCCAAACTGGATCTTCGACTGTCAACGCAAGATGTCCCAGCAAATGATTTTTTACCACCGCCTGCTGACCACATTCCGGATTGTAGTCAACTACAAAATCGACGACTTGGCGGAGGAGTCGGCCATAAGTGTGTGCTCCATTGAGGTGGACAACGAGGTGACCACTCGAAAGGAGCACTGGACATCGGTCGAGCACTTCTTGAACTTTCAACTGAGTCTCAGGCTGCCCCTGAATCTTACCGACGCCATCGAAGGCAGCGATGAAGGTGCTTTTCTGAAGTTCCTCAATCATATTGATCAGAAAATTGTGGAGATCAAGCAAACGTTTCATAGTCTTCTGACTGTTCTTACAGAGAAGAGGGCGAGGCTCCTGAG AGAAGCGAATCGCACTGTTGTGAGGAAGATCGTGCGAAAATGCATAGAGGACGAGCCGCTTGTGCGTCTGGAGAAGACCAGTTTCGTGATTGAGCTTTCAAACATCGAGGACGTGTCCTTCATGGATATCCTGCGCCCCGAACTGCATCTCTTCAACGAAAACATTCAGTATCTGCCGAAGGGAGTTGCTTTCCTGGAGACATTTCTTACAGACCCCGAGCAGtaccttaaaaaataa
- the LOC108028833 gene encoding hydroxyacylglutathione hydrolase, mitochondrial isoform X1, which yields MFASAWRSVATSVETQLTATYFRGSCGSLRSLQIPQADSPGFGAMRRRFLAVPVRPSLVNLQKLRKVGLRGMHSTLEDVKLEGMEIKILPALQDNYMYLIVDTKTREAAVVDPVEPELVIKTVQEEQLTLNKVLTTHHHWDHAGGNEKLVKLWEKQLDVYGGDDRIGALNHKVKQDDTLTIGSLKVKCLSTPCHTTGHICYHVTAQDGGGGEGAVFTGDTLFQGGCGRFFEGTPEEMYEALCTKLSALPDGTKVFCGHEYTLQNMSFARHVEPDNEVIQQRIEWAKHRRASQDPTVPSTIGEEKSWNPFMRVHEATVQKHAGGATDPIVTMGKLRKEKDNFKA from the exons ATGTTCGCCTCCGCCTGGCGCAGCGTGGCCACCTCGGTGGAGACCCAGTTGACCGCCACCTACTTCCGAGGTTCGTGCGGCAGTCTGCGATCGCTGCAGATTCCTCAAGCGGATTCCCCCGGTTTTGGAGCAATGCGAAGACGATTTCTGGCTGTGCCCGTCCGTCCAAGTCTCGTCAACC TGCAAAAACTGCGAAAAGTCGGACTGAGAGGCATGCATAGCACACTGGAGGACGTCAAGCTGGAGGGCATGGAGATCAAGATCCTGCCGGCCCTGCAGGACAACTACATGTATCTGATTGTGGACACAAAGACGCGCGAGGCGGCCGTCGTGGATCCCGTGGAGCCGGAGCTGGTCATCAAGACGgtgcaggaggagcagctgaCCCTCAACAAGGTGCTGACCACGCACCATCACTGGGATCATGCCGGCGGCAATGAGAAGTTGGTCAAGTTGTGGGAGAAGCAGCTGGATGTGTATGGCGGCGATGACAGGATCGGCGCCTTGAACCACAAGGTCAAGCAGGACGACACCTTAACCATTGGCAGCCTCAAGGTCAAGTGTTTGTCCACGCCGTGCCACACCACGGGGCACATTTGCTACCATGTCACAGCGCAGGACGGAGGTGGCGGCGAGGGAGCAGTCTTCACCGGCGACACCCTTTTCCAGGGCGGATGCGGACGCTTCTTCGAGGGCACTCCCGAGGAAATGTACGAGGCCCTGTGCACTAAGCTCTCCGCCCTGCCGGACGGCACCAAGGTGTTCTGCGGCCACGAGTACACGCTGCAGAACATGAGCTTTGCCCGGCACGTGGAGCCGGACAACGAGGTCATCCAGCAGCGGATCGAGTGGGCCAAGCACCGTCGCGCCTCGCAGGATCCCACTGTGCCCTCGACAATTGGCGAGGAGAAGTCCTGGAATCCCTTCATGCGCGTCCACGAGGCCACGGTGCAAAAGCACGCCGGCGGAGCCACCGATCCCATTGTCACCATGGGCAAGCTGCGCAAGGAGAAGGACAACTTCAAGGCCTAG
- the LOC108028833 gene encoding hydroxyacylglutathione hydrolase, mitochondrial isoform X2 has product MFASAWRSVATSVETQLTATYFRVQKLRKVGLRGMHSTLEDVKLEGMEIKILPALQDNYMYLIVDTKTREAAVVDPVEPELVIKTVQEEQLTLNKVLTTHHHWDHAGGNEKLVKLWEKQLDVYGGDDRIGALNHKVKQDDTLTIGSLKVKCLSTPCHTTGHICYHVTAQDGGGGEGAVFTGDTLFQGGCGRFFEGTPEEMYEALCTKLSALPDGTKVFCGHEYTLQNMSFARHVEPDNEVIQQRIEWAKHRRASQDPTVPSTIGEEKSWNPFMRVHEATVQKHAGGATDPIVTMGKLRKEKDNFKA; this is encoded by the exons ATGTTCGCCTCCGCCTGGCGCAGCGTGGCCACCTCGGTGGAGACCCAGTTGACCGCCACCTACTTCCGAG TGCAAAAACTGCGAAAAGTCGGACTGAGAGGCATGCATAGCACACTGGAGGACGTCAAGCTGGAGGGCATGGAGATCAAGATCCTGCCGGCCCTGCAGGACAACTACATGTATCTGATTGTGGACACAAAGACGCGCGAGGCGGCCGTCGTGGATCCCGTGGAGCCGGAGCTGGTCATCAAGACGgtgcaggaggagcagctgaCCCTCAACAAGGTGCTGACCACGCACCATCACTGGGATCATGCCGGCGGCAATGAGAAGTTGGTCAAGTTGTGGGAGAAGCAGCTGGATGTGTATGGCGGCGATGACAGGATCGGCGCCTTGAACCACAAGGTCAAGCAGGACGACACCTTAACCATTGGCAGCCTCAAGGTCAAGTGTTTGTCCACGCCGTGCCACACCACGGGGCACATTTGCTACCATGTCACAGCGCAGGACGGAGGTGGCGGCGAGGGAGCAGTCTTCACCGGCGACACCCTTTTCCAGGGCGGATGCGGACGCTTCTTCGAGGGCACTCCCGAGGAAATGTACGAGGCCCTGTGCACTAAGCTCTCCGCCCTGCCGGACGGCACCAAGGTGTTCTGCGGCCACGAGTACACGCTGCAGAACATGAGCTTTGCCCGGCACGTGGAGCCGGACAACGAGGTCATCCAGCAGCGGATCGAGTGGGCCAAGCACCGTCGCGCCTCGCAGGATCCCACTGTGCCCTCGACAATTGGCGAGGAGAAGTCCTGGAATCCCTTCATGCGCGTCCACGAGGCCACGGTGCAAAAGCACGCCGGCGGAGCCACCGATCCCATTGTCACCATGGGCAAGCTGCGCAAGGAGAAGGACAACTTCAAGGCCTAG
- the LOC108028833 gene encoding hydroxyacylglutathione hydrolase, mitochondrial isoform X3, translating to MHSTLEDVKLEGMEIKILPALQDNYMYLIVDTKTREAAVVDPVEPELVIKTVQEEQLTLNKVLTTHHHWDHAGGNEKLVKLWEKQLDVYGGDDRIGALNHKVKQDDTLTIGSLKVKCLSTPCHTTGHICYHVTAQDGGGGEGAVFTGDTLFQGGCGRFFEGTPEEMYEALCTKLSALPDGTKVFCGHEYTLQNMSFARHVEPDNEVIQQRIEWAKHRRASQDPTVPSTIGEEKSWNPFMRVHEATVQKHAGGATDPIVTMGKLRKEKDNFKA from the coding sequence ATGCATAGCACACTGGAGGACGTCAAGCTGGAGGGCATGGAGATCAAGATCCTGCCGGCCCTGCAGGACAACTACATGTATCTGATTGTGGACACAAAGACGCGCGAGGCGGCCGTCGTGGATCCCGTGGAGCCGGAGCTGGTCATCAAGACGgtgcaggaggagcagctgaCCCTCAACAAGGTGCTGACCACGCACCATCACTGGGATCATGCCGGCGGCAATGAGAAGTTGGTCAAGTTGTGGGAGAAGCAGCTGGATGTGTATGGCGGCGATGACAGGATCGGCGCCTTGAACCACAAGGTCAAGCAGGACGACACCTTAACCATTGGCAGCCTCAAGGTCAAGTGTTTGTCCACGCCGTGCCACACCACGGGGCACATTTGCTACCATGTCACAGCGCAGGACGGAGGTGGCGGCGAGGGAGCAGTCTTCACCGGCGACACCCTTTTCCAGGGCGGATGCGGACGCTTCTTCGAGGGCACTCCCGAGGAAATGTACGAGGCCCTGTGCACTAAGCTCTCCGCCCTGCCGGACGGCACCAAGGTGTTCTGCGGCCACGAGTACACGCTGCAGAACATGAGCTTTGCCCGGCACGTGGAGCCGGACAACGAGGTCATCCAGCAGCGGATCGAGTGGGCCAAGCACCGTCGCGCCTCGCAGGATCCCACTGTGCCCTCGACAATTGGCGAGGAGAAGTCCTGGAATCCCTTCATGCGCGTCCACGAGGCCACGGTGCAAAAGCACGCCGGCGGAGCCACCGATCCCATTGTCACCATGGGCAAGCTGCGCAAGGAGAAGGACAACTTCAAGGCCTAG
- the LOC108028176 gene encoding uncharacterized protein LOC108028176, whose translation MSESTDPHCSTSKSNLIKVSHVGVTAKMQSPLKKILPRMNSSSDSDAYQNSRTQYNMFKDVRRGEVSESTASGSSPHTLYEMRAEPEKSLLNQSKVKPHRIEFQRYSKRRPHVIVPTKSAPKAKRRSKSHKPSQVKEPKGGLLARLVESLDKMCQCQAPNQKSIIDDLPEPQWNRKEASRHTCIGIYPFEHGCADYLSTTDTHPKINSIVLADRATTYATHFWAELFGLLHIAVAFVVAFILQSYRFVLYSLVNTLLVGLLHMTSDYMLKPFLTMLFNGFLQPPLIFLYNILCSVRDILEPVANTLNNFMKPLATVGSSLRMVDVNYRQIQRLAKEV comes from the coding sequence ATGTCCGAGTCAACCGATCCCCACTGCTCCACCTCCAAGTCCAACCTGATCAAGGTGAGCCACGTGGGCGTCACGGCCAAGATGCAGTCCCCGCTGAAGAAGATCCTGCCCCGGATGAACTCCTCCAGCGACTCGGATGCGTACCAGAACAGTCGGACGCAGTACAACATGTTCAAGGATGTGAGGCGTGGTGAGGTGAGCGAGTCCACGGCTTCCGGCAGCTCCCCGCACACCCTGTACGAGATGCGCGCCGAGCCGGAGAAGAGCCTGCTCAATCAGTCGAAGGTCAAGCCCCATAGGATCGAGTTCCAGCGTTACTCCAAGAGGCGGCCCCATGTGATTGTGCCCACAAAATCGGCTCCTAAGGCCAAGAGGCGCTCCAAATCCCACAAACCCTCGCAGGTGAAGGAACCCAAGGGCGGTTTGCTGGCCCGTTTGGTGGAATCGCTGGACAAGATGTGCCAGTGCCAGGCGCCGAACCAGAAATCCATTATCGACGATCTCCCGGAGCCGCAGTGGAACCGCAAGGAGGCCAGCCGGCACACCTGCATCGGGATCTATCCCTTCGAGCACGGATGCGCCGACTATCTGAGCACCACGGACACTCATCCGAAGATCAACTCTATTGTGCTGGCGGATCGGGCCACCACCTACGCCACCCACTTCTGGGCGGAGCTCTTCGGGCTGCTGCACATCGCCGTGGCCTTTGTGGTGGCCTTCATCCTGCAGAGCTACCGGTTCGTCCTGTACTCCCTGGTGAACACCCTGCTCGTTGGACTGCTGCACATGACCTCGGACTACATGCTGAAGCCCTTTCTGACCATGCTCTTCAATGGCTTCCTCCAGCCGCCTTTGATTTTCCTGTACAACATCTTGTGCTCCGTGAGGGACATCCTCGAGCCGGTGGCCAATACGTTGAACAACTTCATGAAACCCCTGGCCACCGTGGGCAGCAGCTTACGAATGGTGGATGTCAACTACCGCCAGATCCAAAGGTTGGCCAAGGAGGTTTAG